From Diceros bicornis minor isolate mBicDic1 chromosome 17, mDicBic1.mat.cur, whole genome shotgun sequence, the proteins below share one genomic window:
- the LOC131415744 gene encoding olfactory receptor 8S1-like, with protein sequence MKNYSAISEFILLGLSTDPHIQIVLFVLFLLIYLLTLMGNFLMLLVIRADSNLHTPMYFFLRQLSFLDLCHSSVTAPKMLDNLLSESKTIFVESCLAQAFFVFATGGTEACLLAVMAYDRYVAISSPLLYGQMMSNQLCVGLVWGSWGLAFVDALVNILLAVNLDYCEDKTIPHFSCELSSLFPLSCSDTSTNFTLLLCSSVLHFFGTFIMIVSSYACIVSTILSISSTSGRSKAFSTCSSHLTTVILFYGSGFISYLLPTSGSLLEMIFSLQYSVITPVLNPLIYSLQNKEVKAAMGRMFRKYFHPVM encoded by the coding sequence atgaaaaactACAGTGCTATCAGTGAGTTCATTCTCCTCGGACTATCTACTGACCCCCATATTCAGATTGTACTCTTTGTGCTTTTCCTTCTGATTTACCTCCTCACTCTGATGGGAAATTTCTTGATGCTGCTGGTGATTAGGGCTGATTCTAACCTCCACACACCTATGTACTTCTTTTTGAGACAACTGTCCTTCCTGGACCTCTGCCACTCATCTGTCACAGCTCCCAAGATGCTGGATAATCTACTTTCTGAAAGTAAAACCATTTTTGTAGAGAGCTGCCTGGCTCAGGCCTTCTTTGTATTTGCCACTGGGGGTACTGAAGCATGTCTGCTGgctgtgatggcctatgaccgctatgtaGCCATTAGCTCCCCTCTGCTCTATGGCCAAATGATGAGCAACCAGCTCTGTGTTGGGCTGGTGTGGGGCTCCTGGGGCCTGGCCTTTGTTGATGCTCTCGTCAATATCCTCCTGGCCGTCAATTTAGACTATTGTGAGGACAAAACTATCCCCCACTTCAGCTGTGAgctgtcttctctcttccctctgtcttGCTCTGATACCTCCACCAACTTCACACTTCTACTCTGCTCCTCTGTCTTGCATTTCTTTGGAACTTTCATTATGATTGTTTCCTCCTATGCCTGCATTGTTTCCACAATCCTGAGCATCAGCTCCACCTCGGGCAGAAGTAAGGCCTTCTCTACCTGCTCTTCTCACCTCACTACTGTGATCTTGTTTTATGGCTCTGGTTTCATAAGCTATCTCTTACCAACTTCAGGTTCCCTTCTGGAGATGATCTTCTCCTTACAATATAGTGTGATCACACCCGTGCTGAATCCCCTCATCTACAGCCTGCAGAACAAGGAGGTGAAGGCAGCTATGGGAAGaatgttcagaaaatattttcatcctGTCATGTAG